A segment of the Pedobacter faecalis genome:
GTACCAAAGAAACAACGGGATAAGGCAAAGTCCCGCGATGAGGGTAATGGAAATGATCAGGCGGTAATGCGAGAAGATCCACCTCACACGCAGATAGGGCGAATGCGACGGGTTCTTCGGTTTGGAAAGTACCATGCTGAAATTATACTGGCTTATCGTGGCAAAAAACAAAAAGGCCAGGATATAGATATCTGGCGTTGCGTTCAGCAAATGATAAGTTACCAATCCCTGCGCCACTGCGCAAATGGCAATGAACAGATTCGAAAAGAGCAGAAAATCGAGTACAGGCTGGAGTACTTTTTTCATCATACGTTCTGCCTTAACAGGCCATTATGCCTTGCGGGTCAACTCAAATATCGTGATTTCAGGCAAAATACCAACTCTTCCCGGATAGCCCAGGAAGCCGTATCCTACGTTCACATACAATTGCTGCTCAGCTTCACGGTATAAACCCGCCCATTCCTTATAGATATACTGGACGGGGCTCCACTGAAAACTTTCCGTTTGCACGCCAAACTGCATCCCGTGTGTGTGACCGCTGAACATCGCATCGATCTGCGGATAGCCGCCGATCACCTGTCCCCGCCAATGCGACGGATCATGCGAAAGCAGAAGCTTCACCGGCAGGTCGTCCGTGTCCTTAACTGCCAGATCCATTTTGCCGTATTTCGGGAAACGCCCCATACCCCAGTTTTCAATACCTAGAATTCCAATCTCAGCGCCATCTACTTTGATCCGCCGGTGCTCGTTCATCAGCAGGTCCCAACCCATAAGCTCGTGGGTTTTTATCAAATCCTGTAGATTCTTCGCTTTTGCGGCAGAAGGCTCCCGCCCGTAAAAGTAGTCCCCATAGTCATGATTGCCCAATACCGAATACACGCCCAGCGGTGCGTTCAGTTTGCTGAAAATATCCTGGTAGTCGCGCATTTCACTGGCTACATTATTCACCAGGTCGCCCGTGAAAAAGATCAGGTCCGGTTTCTCAGCCATCAGCATTTCCACGCCCCCGCGCACAGCCCGCTGGTTATAAAAACTTCCCGAGTGTATGTCAGACACCTGGGCCAGTTTCATGCCCTCAAAGGCAGAAGGGAGATTCGGCAACACCAGTCTCCTGCGCTTAACCCGGTAATCGTAGGCACCACTTGCAATGCCCCAGGTCAGCGAAGTCAGCGGAATAGCCGCAGTGATCAGTCCCGCTTTAATAATGAATTCCGATCGACTGATGCCTTTTTGCGCAGGGTCAGTGCCTGCAGGTGTCACCGCAGCTGTGTCGACAGGCCTGGCCCGTTTTCTAGCCGTTAAAGCAATAAACCCACGTCGGAGGTCATCCACAAGCAAAAAAGGCAGCATTACGATCTTACAGGTTACAGTCAGAAAGAAGGCCACCAGTATTACCGAACGGAGCGTGAGGAACAAAGGGAGATAGATAGAAGCAAACACACCGATAACCAGCAGGCCCGTATAGCCCCACCACAAGATGGTGAACCATCGGCGGGTGGCTGGTCGCCACGATTTAAATACACTCAGTATGGCCCTGAAGCAATACAGATCGAATGCCAGCAGGAATACCGACAAGAGAAGAATAAGAGGTAAACGGCCCATCTATGCTGCGTTATCTGAAATCCGAATAATCATCCTCATCGTCCATATCCCCGGCGTTAAACAGGCTGTCGAACATATCTGCAAAGCCAAAGCCGCCTTCCAGGTAGTTTTTGTTCAATTGCGAATACTCGGCCAGGCCATGAAGTACAAACTCCATCAGCAGCAGGGTCTGATTTTCGCTCAGCTTAGGATGAAACTTTCGTACCATCGCGTTCAGGCCAGTCACCTGCATCAGGGTCTTTTTATATTTAGAAGTACTCAGCGCGTCAGAGATATCGATTGTATTCCCTTCGGTAAACCAGGCAGTGATCTCCGAATAAGGGTTGGCCGATTTGCTTTTCTTTGCTTTTTCCGGATCGGGGAAATATTTTGCAAAAAGACTTTTAATGGCTTTACCGATCAGAATGTTGGCCACCTTGGCAGGCCCTTCCAGCTCGCCCTCATAAACCAGTTCTATCTTGCCGGTTACCGCCGGAATGATCCCCGTCAGGTCAGACAGCCGCACAAACGTGTTCTTGTCCCCATTGATCAGCATCCTTCGCTCTGCCGTGCTCACCAGGTTCTCGTAGGCACTGATGGTTAGCCTGGCAGATACGCCCGACTTCTGATCGATAAATTCACTTTTTCGCGCCTCGAATGCCACCTGTTCTACCAGGTCCTTCAGCAGCCCGTCTACCTCAATCAGCCGCTGCGTATCCGTAAGCCTGGCCTCCTGGAAGGTAATCTTCTTTGAAATGCCTATGCTCTTTGGATAGTGCGTCAGGATCTGGCTTTCGATACGGTCCTTAAGCGGCGTTACAATAGAGCCGCGGTTGGTATAATCTTCCGGATTGGCGGTAAACACAAACTGCACGTCGAGCGGCAAACGCAGCTTAAAACCCCTTATCTGAATGTCTTTCTCCTGAAGCATATTAAACAGCGCCACCTGGATACGCGCCTGTAGGTCGGGCAGCTCATTGATCACAAAGATGCTGCGGTGCGCCCGCGGAATAAGTCCGAAATGGATCACCCTTTCGTCGTTATAAGTAAGCTTCAATGTAGCCGCTTTAATCGGATCCACATCCCCGATCAGGTCGGCCACCGTCACATCCGGCGTAGCCAGCTTTTCCGTGTACCGTTCGTTGCGGTGCTGCCAGCTTATAGGCGTCTCATCGCCGTGGATCATGATCTCGTGTTTCGCATACCAGGAAATAGGGTTCAGCGGATCATCAAAGATCTCACTGCCCGTCACGTATGGAATATACTCGTCGAGCAGGTTCACCATTAGCCGTGCAATACGCGTTTTTGCCTGTCCCCGTAAGCCCAGCAGCAGAATATTATGTCTCGAAAGTATAGCCGTTTGCAGTTCCGGTATCACCGTTTCGTCGTACCCCAGTATGCCCTCAAATCCGGCCTCCTTGTTCTGAAGCTGTTTGATCAGGTTCTTGCGGAGCTCGTCTTTTACAGAAAATGGCTGATATGCTGATGCCTTAAGTTGTCCGAGCGTTTTTATATGATTGTAATCCATGTAATAATCTTAGTTATAGCGCTTTCTTCTGTTATTAATGTAGTCTTCAAATATATATTCCCCCAGGCCGTTCAGCGAACTGTAAAAAGCCTTGCCTCCGTTTGTTTCGGTAAACTGGCGTACAAACTCCTGCAGATAAGGGTCTTTAGCGATCATGAAGGTCGTAATCGGAATCCTCAGGCGTTTGCACTGGGCCGCCATATTCAAGGTCTTGTTGATCACCTTACGGTCCAGCCCGATGCTGTTTTTATAATACCTCCCGTTTTCCTTCAGACAGGTCGGCTTGCCATCAGTGATCATAAAGATCTGCTTGTTATGTGTTTTCCTGCGGCGCAGCAAATCAGCCGCCAGCTCCAGACCCGCATAGGTATTGGTATGATAAGGGCCAACCTGCAGGTAAGGCAGGTCCTTCACCGTAATGGGCCAGGCATCATTGCCAAACACCACAATGTCGAGCGTATCTTTCGGATAGCGCGTACGGATCAGCTCGGCCAGGGCCATGGCTACCTTTTTTGCCGGCGTAATGCGGTCTTCCCCATAAAGGATCATGGAGTGCGAAATGTCGATCATCAGCACCGTGGAGGTCAGCGTCTTGTAGTCCCTCTCCTGCACTTCCAGATCGCGCTCCGTGAGCGTGAAATTACCGATGCCATGATTCACCTGCGCATTCTGAATGGAGGCCGTCATGTCGATCTGGTCCAGGCTGTCGCCGAAAGCAAACTCGCGGCGATCAGCATTTTTCTCTTCACCTGTGCCTGAAATGTTTGAATTGTGATTGCCCTTTCCGGCTTTCTTCAGCTTGCCAAAAATCTCTTCCAGGGCCGATTGACGGATGGTCTGTTCCGCCTTGGCAGTCATGGTCATATTACTATTCCCGTCTTCAGTGATGTAACCTTTCTCTTTCAGTTCATCAATAAAGTCGCCCATGCCATATTCGTTGTTCGTAAGCTTATACTGCTTATCCAGCTCGTTCATCCAGGCCAAGGCCTCGCCCACATCGCCCGAGGTGTAGTTGAGCAGTTGCATGAACAACTTCAGTAAATCCTCGAATCCGCCTTTGGGTGCA
Coding sequences within it:
- a CDS encoding vWA domain-containing protein; translation: MRGFHFSDFKPDDAPKGGFEDLLKLFMQLLNYTSGDVGEALAWMNELDKQYKLTNNEYGMGDFIDELKEKGYITEDGNSNMTMTAKAEQTIRQSALEEIFGKLKKAGKGNHNSNISGTGEEKNADRREFAFGDSLDQIDMTASIQNAQVNHGIGNFTLTERDLEVQERDYKTLTSTVLMIDISHSMILYGEDRITPAKKVAMALAELIRTRYPKDTLDIVVFGNDAWPITVKDLPYLQVGPYHTNTYAGLELAADLLRRRKTHNKQIFMITDGKPTCLKENGRYYKNSIGLDRKVINKTLNMAAQCKRLRIPITTFMIAKDPYLQEFVRQFTETNGGKAFYSSLNGLGEYIFEDYINNRRKRYN
- a CDS encoding sigma 54-interacting transcriptional regulator, which gives rise to MDYNHIKTLGQLKASAYQPFSVKDELRKNLIKQLQNKEAGFEGILGYDETVIPELQTAILSRHNILLLGLRGQAKTRIARLMVNLLDEYIPYVTGSEIFDDPLNPISWYAKHEIMIHGDETPISWQHRNERYTEKLATPDVTVADLIGDVDPIKAATLKLTYNDERVIHFGLIPRAHRSIFVINELPDLQARIQVALFNMLQEKDIQIRGFKLRLPLDVQFVFTANPEDYTNRGSIVTPLKDRIESQILTHYPKSIGISKKITFQEARLTDTQRLIEVDGLLKDLVEQVAFEARKSEFIDQKSGVSARLTISAYENLVSTAERRMLINGDKNTFVRLSDLTGIIPAVTGKIELVYEGELEGPAKVANILIGKAIKSLFAKYFPDPEKAKKSKSANPYSEITAWFTEGNTIDISDALSTSKYKKTLMQVTGLNAMVRKFHPKLSENQTLLLMEFVLHGLAEYSQLNKNYLEGGFGFADMFDSLFNAGDMDDEDDYSDFR
- a CDS encoding metallophosphoesterase; its protein translation is MGRLPLILLLSVFLLAFDLYCFRAILSVFKSWRPATRRWFTILWWGYTGLLVIGVFASIYLPLFLTLRSVILVAFFLTVTCKIVMLPFLLVDDLRRGFIALTARKRARPVDTAAVTPAGTDPAQKGISRSEFIIKAGLITAAIPLTSLTWGIASGAYDYRVKRRRLVLPNLPSAFEGMKLAQVSDIHSGSFYNQRAVRGGVEMLMAEKPDLIFFTGDLVNNVASEMRDYQDIFSKLNAPLGVYSVLGNHDYGDYFYGREPSAAKAKNLQDLIKTHELMGWDLLMNEHRRIKVDGAEIGILGIENWGMGRFPKYGKMDLAVKDTDDLPVKLLLSHDPSHWRGQVIGGYPQIDAMFSGHTHGMQFGVQTESFQWSPVQYIYKEWAGLYREAEQQLYVNVGYGFLGYPGRVGILPEITIFELTRKA